One genomic segment of Acinetobacter sp. C26M includes these proteins:
- a CDS encoding oligosaccharide flippase family protein: MTAVRRKILEYSIGPLGAALISLATIPLIAWFYTVHDVARYTIFQAVIVLYTLVFCFGLDQAYIREYFDTNNKSLLLKNIIYGVLFPSLGGGLLLFLIFGKFISVFLYDQYSFTLLLLTFFSCFFSLLIKILSSIQRVKDQALLFSLSQFFPKIIFLILVVLFTFFTKISFENIIWAQFLSVFFVLLYFLWINKKDIFSAFKTSLNFLDIKKYYLFGFPLILTGVVIWGLKLADRFYLKTFSDLEQLGIYSMAISVASGVIIFSSIFNTIWAPLVYKWAGETNVKSDFIVEKVESISIKASLAICVIIFILIFFSKLIIFFLPATYSNIYIIIPLCALAPLLYTLSEITGIGINLMKKTKYTLISCFAAILVHIVLSFMLIPKFGAVGASVAGGLAFYMFFLMRTLFSNLLWVKTNFFITHILTVLSVVIACFPVLFWWMKL, translated from the coding sequence ATGACAGCTGTCCGGAGAAAAATCCTTGAATATAGTATTGGTCCGTTAGGAGCGGCACTAATCTCTCTTGCTACGATCCCACTTATTGCATGGTTTTATACAGTGCACGATGTTGCACGATATACAATATTTCAAGCAGTGATAGTTTTATATACCTTGGTATTTTGTTTTGGTCTAGATCAAGCATATATCAGAGAGTATTTTGACACAAATAATAAGTCATTATTACTTAAAAATATAATATATGGTGTTTTATTCCCATCATTAGGTGGTGGGCTGCTTCTTTTTTTAATTTTTGGAAAATTTATTTCTGTTTTTTTGTATGATCAATACTCATTTACTTTGTTGCTGCTTACTTTCTTTTCATGTTTCTTTAGCCTACTTATTAAAATCCTTAGTTCAATTCAAAGGGTCAAAGACCAAGCATTATTGTTTTCCTTAAGTCAATTTTTCCCAAAAATAATTTTCTTGATACTTGTGGTATTATTTACTTTTTTCACAAAAATTAGTTTTGAAAATATAATTTGGGCTCAGTTTTTATCAGTTTTTTTTGTTCTGTTGTATTTTTTATGGATAAATAAAAAAGATATTTTTTCAGCTTTTAAAACGTCATTAAATTTTTTAGATATAAAGAAATATTATCTATTTGGCTTTCCTTTAATATTGACTGGTGTGGTTATTTGGGGGTTGAAGCTAGCTGATAGATTTTATTTAAAAACTTTTTCAGATTTGGAGCAGTTGGGGATATATTCTATGGCAATTAGTGTTGCTAGTGGAGTGATTATATTCTCTAGTATATTTAATACAATATGGGCCCCTCTTGTTTATAAGTGGGCTGGAGAAACTAATGTTAAAAGTGATTTTATTGTAGAAAAAGTTGAGAGTATCTCGATTAAGGCCTCACTTGCCATCTGTGTAATAATTTTTATTTTAATATTTTTTTCTAAATTAATAATATTTTTTCTTCCTGCAACATATTCTAATATTTATATTATTATTCCTTTATGTGCATTGGCTCCTTTACTGTATACCTTATCTGAGATTACAGGAATAGGAATAAATCTGATGAAAAAAACTAAATATACTTTAATTAGCTGCTTTGCCGCTATTTTGGTACATATTGTTCTAAGTTTTATGCTAATTCCTAAGTTTGGAGCTGTAGGGGCTTCTGTTGCTGGTGGATTGGCATTTTATATGTTTTTTCTGATGCGAACTTTATTTTCTAATCTTTTGTGGGTGAAAACTAATTTTTTCATTACACACATTCTTACAGTTTTAAGTGTTGTTATTGCTTGCTTTCCTGTTTTATTTTGGTGGATGAAATTGTGA
- a CDS encoding glycosyltransferase — MQNKHILLMPSWYPEDAEDIRGCFFREQALALLNVGIQVGVVTVELRSLRRWRTLFDRSHGIFYENDHGINTLRFKTMYWFPRMPRLINRLSLFGGIKAFELYIQKYGKPDLIHVHSCLHMGAVALYIKKKYGIPYIVTEHSSGYIRNLYTGYEINCTENILKQSNKLVAISQIMGSFFRQKFTTQKHWEIIPNIVNAIFFERSLYKRSNNESFKFINVAFMNKNKMQINIIKAVESLYNQGIQDIELIIVGDGSEKKNLEEYIKQNNIPNIKLLGLQNREFIADIMVQCDCFVLSSEVETFGVVVIEALASGLPVVATRCGGPEDIVNPTNGLLVEKNNVEELASAMKKIKESDGVKYNNLAIRNACYENYSESAVVNKLMTIYNQVK; from the coding sequence ATGCAAAATAAACATATTTTACTGATGCCATCTTGGTACCCAGAAGACGCAGAAGATATTCGAGGATGTTTTTTTAGAGAGCAGGCTTTAGCACTTCTCAACGTTGGTATTCAGGTTGGTGTCGTCACAGTAGAATTAAGATCTTTAAGACGTTGGCGAACGTTGTTTGATAGATCCCATGGTATCTTTTATGAAAATGACCATGGGATAAATACATTACGATTTAAGACAATGTATTGGTTTCCCCGAATGCCTCGTCTTATTAATAGACTGAGTTTATTTGGAGGGATTAAAGCATTTGAGTTATACATACAGAAGTATGGAAAGCCTGATTTAATACATGTTCATTCTTGCCTTCATATGGGTGCAGTCGCACTATATATTAAGAAGAAATATGGTATACCCTATATTGTTACTGAGCATAGTAGTGGGTATATAAGGAATTTGTACACTGGATATGAAATTAATTGTACAGAAAATATTCTTAAACAAAGCAACAAGCTAGTTGCTATTTCTCAGATAATGGGTAGTTTTTTTCGTCAAAAATTTACTACTCAAAAACATTGGGAGATAATTCCTAACATTGTTAATGCTATTTTTTTTGAACGATCATTGTATAAAAGATCAAACAATGAGTCTTTTAAATTTATTAATGTTGCATTTATGAATAAGAACAAAATGCAAATTAATATTATTAAAGCAGTAGAGTCCCTATATAACCAAGGGATTCAAGATATTGAATTGATTATTGTTGGAGATGGATCCGAAAAGAAAAATTTAGAAGAATATATTAAACAAAACAATATTCCGAATATTAAACTTTTAGGCCTACAGAATAGAGAGTTTATTGCAGATATTATGGTTCAATGTGACTGTTTTGTTTTGTCGAGTGAGGTTGAAACATTTGGTGTCGTTGTGATTGAAGCTTTAGCGAGTGGGTTACCTGTTGTTGCGACACGTTGTGGAGGGCCAGAAGATATTGTGAATCCAACAAATGGATTATTAGTTGAAAAGAACAATGTTGAAGAGTTAGCTAGTGCAATGAAAAAAATAAAAGAATCCGATGGTGTGAAATATAATAATTTAGCGATTCGAAACGCTTGTTATGAAAACTATAGTGAATCTGCTGTAGTAAATAAACTGATGACGATATATAACCAAGTAAAGTAA
- a CDS encoding DegT/DnrJ/EryC1/StrS family aminotransferase has product MIDFIDLKAQQHRIKDKIDAGIQNVLTHGQYILGPEVTELEEKLAAYVGAKHCITCANGTDALQIAQMAFGIGPGDEVITPGFTYIATAETVALLGAKPVYIDVNPKTYNLDAEKLEAAITPRTKAIIPVSLYGQCADFDAINAIAAKYGIPVIEDAAQSFGATYKGRKSCNLSTVACTSFFPSKPLGCYGDGGAIFTNDDELAKVIRQIARHGQDKRYHHIRVGVNSRLDTIQAAILLPKLEILDDEMQARQKVADVYNQLFNQAGIQTTPYLESHNTSAWAQYTIQVDNRAEVQDQLKAQGIPTAVHYPIPLNKQPAVADASVLLPVGDTIAERVMSLPMHPYLTVEDQEKIVAAYAK; this is encoded by the coding sequence ATGATTGACTTTATTGATTTAAAAGCGCAGCAACATCGAATTAAAGATAAAATTGATGCAGGTATTCAAAATGTATTGACACATGGTCAGTATATTCTTGGGCCAGAAGTCACTGAGCTAGAAGAAAAGTTAGCTGCTTATGTTGGGGCGAAGCACTGTATTACGTGTGCCAATGGCACAGATGCATTGCAAATTGCACAAATGGCATTTGGTATAGGACCAGGTGATGAAGTGATCACACCTGGTTTTACTTATATTGCAACAGCCGAAACAGTGGCATTATTAGGCGCAAAGCCAGTCTATATAGATGTAAATCCTAAAACTTATAATTTAGATGCTGAGAAATTAGAGGCGGCAATTACACCTCGAACCAAGGCCATTATCCCAGTGAGTTTGTATGGTCAATGTGCTGATTTTGATGCCATCAATGCGATTGCTGCAAAGTATGGTATTCCAGTGATTGAGGACGCCGCACAAAGCTTTGGGGCAACTTATAAGGGGCGTAAAAGCTGTAACTTAAGCACAGTTGCATGTACTAGCTTCTTCCCTAGTAAGCCATTGGGTTGTTATGGCGATGGCGGTGCTATTTTTACTAACGATGATGAGTTGGCGAAAGTGATTCGTCAGATTGCGCGTCATGGTCAGGACAAGCGTTATCACCATATACGTGTGGGTGTGAATAGCCGTTTAGATACCATTCAAGCTGCCATTTTGTTACCAAAACTAGAAATTTTGGATGATGAAATGCAAGCACGCCAAAAAGTTGCTGACGTCTATAACCAGTTATTTAATCAGGCTGGTATCCAGACAACGCCATACCTTGAGTCACATAATACCAGTGCATGGGCGCAATATACGATTCAGGTCGATAATCGTGCAGAAGTCCAAGACCAGTTAAAAGCCCAAGGTATTCCAACAGCTGTGCATTATCCTATTCCTTTAAATAAACAACCTGCGGTGGCAGATGCAAGTGTGCTGTTGCCTGTTGGTGATACGATTGCTGAAAGAGTGATGAGTTTGCCAATGCATCCTTACTTAACAGTTGAGGATCAAGAGAAAATTGTTGCTGCATATGCAAAATAA
- the wbpD gene encoding UDP-2-acetamido-3-amino-2,3-dideoxy-D-glucuronate N-acetyltransferase encodes MSFYQHETAIVDDGAQIGDDSRVWHFVHVCGGAKIGKGVSLGQNVFVGNRVVIGDHCKVQNNVSVYDNVVLEEGVFCGPSMVFTNVYNPRSLIERKDQYRDTLVKKGATLGANCTIVCGVTIGAYAFVGAGAVVNKDIPAYALMVGVPAKQIGWMSEFGEQLDLPLHGQAQVTCSHTGAVYQLDGTTLTKQG; translated from the coding sequence ATGAGCTTTTATCAACATGAAACGGCCATAGTTGATGATGGTGCACAAATTGGTGATGATTCCCGTGTTTGGCATTTTGTTCATGTCTGTGGTGGTGCCAAAATCGGTAAAGGTGTGTCTTTAGGCCAAAACGTATTTGTGGGTAACCGCGTTGTCATTGGCGACCACTGTAAAGTCCAGAACAACGTATCGGTTTACGATAATGTCGTTTTGGAAGAAGGTGTATTTTGTGGGCCAAGCATGGTCTTTACCAATGTATATAACCCACGTTCGCTAATTGAGCGAAAAGACCAATATCGTGACACGTTGGTGAAAAAGGGTGCCACATTAGGCGCAAACTGTACCATTGTCTGTGGTGTGACTATTGGAGCATATGCTTTTGTTGGGGCAGGTGCGGTTGTAAATAAAGACATACCTGCATATGCACTGATGGTCGGTGTACCTGCAAAACAAATCGGTTGGATGAGTGAGTTTGGGGAACAGCTAGATCTTCCTTTGCACGGGCAGGCACAAGTGACCTGTTCGCACACAGGAGCAGTTTATCAACTTGATGGAACGACACTGACAAAGCAAGGTTAA
- a CDS encoding Gfo/Idh/MocA family oxidoreductase, producing the protein MKKFALIGAAGYIAPRHLKAIKETGNTLAVAMDVNDSVGIMDSHFPEAEFFTEFEEFEAYVEDQKLKGEKLDYVAICSPNYLHAPHMKYALKNGIEVICEKPLVLNSEDLNMLSEYEKQYGAKVNSILQLRLHPSIIALRDKVQAAPADKVFDVDLTYLTSRGKWYLKSWKGVDNKSGGVATNIGVHFYDMLHFIFGKIVKNEVHFRDEKTSSGYLEYERARVRWFLSIDANNLPDNAVQGEKLTYRSITIENEELEFSGGFTDLHTQSYQRVLEGKGYGVEENRAAIETVEVIRVSPIVENPVNPHPLLAKVKKA; encoded by the coding sequence ATGAAAAAATTTGCCCTTATTGGTGCTGCAGGTTATATCGCACCACGCCACCTTAAAGCGATCAAAGAAACTGGTAATACTTTAGCTGTTGCCATGGATGTAAATGACTCCGTAGGAATTATGGACAGTCATTTCCCAGAAGCGGAATTCTTTACTGAGTTTGAAGAATTTGAAGCCTACGTAGAAGACCAAAAATTAAAAGGTGAAAAGCTAGATTATGTTGCGATCTGCTCACCCAACTATCTACATGCCCCTCACATGAAATATGCGTTGAAAAATGGTATTGAAGTCATTTGTGAAAAACCATTGGTACTGAATTCAGAAGATCTAAATATGCTTTCAGAATATGAAAAGCAATATGGTGCCAAGGTAAACTCGATTTTACAATTACGTTTACACCCGTCTATTATCGCATTGCGCGATAAAGTTCAAGCTGCGCCAGCAGATAAAGTATTTGATGTTGATCTTACTTATTTAACTTCCCGCGGTAAATGGTATTTAAAATCATGGAAAGGCGTGGACAACAAATCTGGCGGTGTAGCAACTAATATTGGTGTGCATTTCTACGACATGTTGCATTTTATTTTTGGAAAAATTGTTAAAAATGAAGTGCATTTCCGTGATGAAAAAACCTCTTCTGGTTATTTGGAATATGAACGCGCGCGTGTACGCTGGTTCTTGTCGATTGATGCAAATAACCTTCCAGATAATGCGGTACAAGGTGAAAAACTGACTTATCGCAGTATTACCATTGAAAATGAAGAACTTGAATTTTCAGGCGGGTTTACCGATTTGCATACGCAAAGCTATCAACGTGTCTTGGAAGGTAAAGGTTACGGTGTTGAAGAAAACCGTGCTGCGATTGAAACCGTTGAAGTGATTCGCGTTTCACCAATTGTTGAAAACCCAGTAAATCCGCATCCATTATTGGCAAAGGTGAAAAAAGCATGA